A genomic segment from Bacteroidota bacterium encodes:
- a CDS encoding SAM-dependent chlorinase/fluorinase produces the protein MNYITLLSDYGNASHYAASIKGSLYKSISEVQIIDISHNIHTFDILQAAFVLKNTYQNFPAGTIHFICVDVNFHLYQQIIVVEHNGHYFLAADNGIVNLMFDEMPASVWVVKEELVLQAGSFIENGLFVQIAAHISSKKPLEAIAQKGAIRNNSHSQAIEISNNMIRAKVVFIDGFNNAFVNVSKPVFEHVRKGRKFKIYYHGKEYIDKIVSDYSQAKGGEDLALFNHNDYLEIAMNRGQASQLLGIKIGHNIIIEFSDK, from the coding sequence GTGAATTATATAACCCTTTTATCAGATTATGGGAATGCCAGCCATTATGCGGCTTCTATTAAGGGAAGTTTATATAAATCCATCAGTGAGGTGCAGATTATAGACATCAGCCATAATATTCATACTTTTGATATATTACAGGCTGCTTTTGTTTTAAAAAATACCTATCAAAACTTTCCTGCAGGCACCATTCATTTTATTTGTGTGGATGTTAACTTCCATTTATACCAACAAATAATAGTGGTAGAACACAACGGGCATTATTTTTTAGCGGCTGATAATGGCATTGTTAATTTAATGTTTGATGAAATGCCGGCTTCGGTTTGGGTAGTTAAAGAGGAGCTGGTATTGCAGGCAGGTTCGTTTATTGAAAATGGGTTGTTTGTACAAATAGCTGCACATATAAGCAGTAAAAAACCACTGGAAGCCATTGCACAAAAAGGAGCCATACGCAACAACAGCCATTCACAAGCCATAGAAATAAGCAATAATATGATAAGGGCTAAGGTGGTGTTTATTGATGGTTTTAACAATGCTTTTGTAAACGTAAGCAAACCCGTTTTTGAACATGTGCGTAAAGGCAGGAAGTTTAAAATATACTACCATGGTAAAGAGTATATTGATAAAATTGTAAGCGATTACAGTCAGGCAAAAGGAGGAGAGGACTTGGCTTTGTTTAACCATAACGATTACCTGGAAATAGCCATGAACAGAGGCCAGGCCAGCCAGCTATTAGGTATAAAAATAGGCCATAATATTATTATTGAATTTTCTGATAAATAA
- a CDS encoding lipase family protein, which produces MRITILLSCIILSQMVFGQVLKPGFDKAEYIETLKINQKAHIALDKWADNKTVPDPQTFSFVYRSPVVAFDNIWDLWIHKEKPVALIAVQGSIQTEASFLANLYAAMIPATGELQLDKDFLFKYKLAKSPNAAVQVGWFVAMAYLSKTIEAKIDSCYKAGIKDFILTGHSQGGGITFMLNAYLQNLKLDGKLPQDIQFKTYCSAGPKPGNLFFAYDYEKMNEGGWAYNIVNTADWVPDVPFSVQTVDDFTAVNPFRNAKAMIKKQKFPANLILKRVYNQLSKPSFKAQKNYEKYLGKMVAKAVKKQIPNLNIPAYYKSNYYVRTGNTIILYADDAYFKLYSNDTQNPNIWQHHLPAQYLFLAEKLK; this is translated from the coding sequence ATGCGAATAACCATACTACTAAGCTGCATCATCCTATCACAAATGGTATTTGGCCAGGTTTTAAAACCCGGATTTGACAAAGCAGAATACATTGAAACCTTAAAAATTAACCAGAAAGCACACATAGCTTTGGATAAATGGGCTGATAATAAAACAGTACCCGACCCGCAAACATTTAGCTTTGTTTACCGCTCTCCCGTTGTAGCCTTTGATAATATTTGGGATTTATGGATACATAAAGAAAAGCCTGTTGCTTTAATTGCAGTGCAAGGTAGTATTCAAACAGAAGCAAGTTTTTTAGCTAACCTATATGCCGCCATGATACCCGCCACCGGAGAATTGCAACTGGACAAAGATTTTCTTTTTAAATACAAATTAGCTAAGAGCCCTAATGCAGCCGTACAAGTTGGCTGGTTTGTGGCTATGGCTTACCTGTCAAAAACAATTGAAGCCAAAATTGACTCCTGTTACAAAGCAGGTATCAAAGACTTTATATTAACCGGACATAGCCAGGGCGGAGGTATTACTTTTATGCTGAATGCTTACCTGCAAAATTTGAAATTGGATGGTAAGCTACCACAAGATATTCAGTTTAAAACCTATTGCAGTGCAGGACCAAAACCCGGAAACTTATTTTTTGCTTATGATTATGAAAAAATGAATGAAGGTGGCTGGGCTTATAATATTGTCAATACCGCTGACTGGGTTCCTGATGTACCTTTCTCTGTCCAAACCGTTGATGACTTTACAGCAGTTAATCCATTTCGAAATGCAAAGGCTATGATCAAAAAACAAAAATTTCCTGCCAATCTTATTTTAAAAAGAGTATACAATCAGTTAAGTAAACCCAGCTTTAAAGCACAAAAAAATTATGAGAAGTACCTGGGTAAAATGGTTGCCAAAGCCGTAAAAAAACAAATACCAAACTTAAATATACCTGCCTATTACAAGAGTAACTATTATGTAAGAACAGGCAACACTATTATACTATATGCTGACGATGCCTATTTTAAATTGTATAGCAACGATACCCAAAACCCTAATATATGGCAACATCATTTGCCGGCACAATACCTATTTTTAGCAGAAAAACTGAAATAA
- a CDS encoding PA2169 family four-helix-bundle protein: MENDKTIEVLNTLITINNDRIEGYETASKETDEHDLKTLFATFIQNSQKCKQELVAEVSMLGGQIAEGTLISGKFFRVWMDVKAALTNKDRKTILNSCEFGEDAMKTTYETTLELNTDLFSAEQKTMIRAQYDLLKADHDKVKLMRDRL; this comes from the coding sequence ATGGAAAACGATAAAACAATTGAAGTGTTAAATACACTCATCACTATCAACAACGATAGAATAGAAGGTTACGAAACAGCATCAAAAGAAACCGATGAACACGATTTAAAAACTTTGTTCGCAACGTTTATACAAAACAGTCAGAAATGCAAACAAGAATTGGTAGCTGAGGTAAGTATGTTAGGAGGTCAAATAGCCGAGGGAACGCTTATATCAGGAAAATTTTTCCGTGTTTGGATGGATGTAAAAGCAGCGCTCACCAACAAAGACCGCAAAACAATTTTAAACTCATGCGAATTTGGTGAAGACGCCATGAAAACTACTTACGAAACCACATTAGAATTAAATACAGATCTTTTTTCAGCAGAACAAAAAACAATGATTAGGGCACAATATGATTTACTAAAGGCCGATCACGATAAAGTAAAATTAATGCGTGATAGGCTATAG
- a CDS encoding antibiotic biosynthesis monooxygenase family protein: MITRIVRLSFEPAKLDDFYAVFEASKLQIAAFEGCNGLQLMQDANEKNVLYTLSYWESEAHLNKYRFSELFKTTWAQTKILFNNKPQAFSLELLQKVK; the protein is encoded by the coding sequence ATGATTACACGTATAGTACGATTGAGTTTTGAACCTGCTAAGCTGGACGATTTTTATGCTGTTTTTGAAGCCAGTAAATTACAAATAGCTGCTTTTGAGGGATGTAATGGTTTGCAACTGATGCAGGATGCCAACGAAAAAAATGTATTGTATACGTTGAGCTATTGGGAAAGCGAAGCGCATTTGAATAAATACCGTTTTTCAGAACTTTTTAAAACAACTTGGGCCCAAACTAAAATTCTGTTTAACAATAAACCTCAAGCATTTAGTTTAGAATTATTGCAAAAGGTAAAATAA
- a CDS encoding DUF3667 domain-containing protein has translation MLVCKNCDTEFSGKFCNNCGQPGDTFKIDRHFVIHELRKTFIHFWDDGLFYTTKSLFINPGRAIEDYLKGKRVKHIRPFTFLILIAGLYVLLSQYFHLNMFTSDIEGHKAEELNGMLYTHYTQVQLLLLLSYSAFSVLFFRTNSIIFMSFWSFILTWQHNG, from the coding sequence ATGTTAGTATGCAAGAATTGTGATACTGAATTCAGTGGTAAGTTTTGTAATAATTGCGGACAGCCCGGTGATACATTTAAAATAGACAGGCATTTTGTAATACACGAATTACGAAAAACATTCATTCATTTCTGGGACGATGGTTTGTTTTATACAACTAAGTCTTTGTTTATAAATCCGGGGAGGGCTATTGAAGATTACCTGAAAGGAAAACGGGTTAAACATATCAGGCCTTTTACTTTCCTGATTTTAATAGCAGGATTGTACGTGTTACTGAGTCAGTATTTTCACCTGAATATGTTTACCAGTGATATTGAAGGGCATAAAGCGGAGGAATTAAATGGAATGTTGTATACTCATTATACCCAAGTTCAGTTGCTGCTGCTACTCAGCTATTCCGCTTTTTCAGTTCTTTTTTTTCGTACAAACAGTATAATTTTTATGAGTTTCTGGTCATTCATACTTACTTGGCAGCACAACGGCTAA
- a CDS encoding PhoH family protein, whose protein sequence is MNNREILIENLDPTELLGNNNRNLKILQAHFPKLKIVSRGNQLILSGDDLGIDLFEEKLNQLEQILIKKGSISDAQFKALLSGDINSEIKQSRTSDSEALATDVILHGNNGKVIRAKTPNQKAMLDLIDKNDILFAIGPAGTGKTYTAVALAVKALKNKEIKRIILARPAVEAGESLGFLPGDLKEKIDPYLRPLYDALDDMIPAEKLKQHIESRVIEIAPMAFMRGRTLDNAYVILDEAQNATDLQLKMFLTRMGPHAKFIITGDLSQIDLPKKQQSGLLKAVKILEKVEGIHIQYLTYEDVVRHKLVKDIIKAYDKAD, encoded by the coding sequence TTGAACAACAGAGAAATACTTATTGAAAATTTAGATCCTACCGAACTTTTAGGCAACAATAATAGAAACTTAAAAATACTTCAGGCACATTTTCCCAAATTAAAAATCGTAAGTCGTGGCAACCAGTTAATTTTAAGTGGCGATGATTTAGGCATAGACCTTTTTGAAGAAAAATTAAATCAATTAGAGCAGATTCTTATAAAGAAAGGCAGCATTAGCGATGCGCAATTCAAAGCCCTTTTATCAGGCGATATAAACAGCGAAATAAAACAAAGCAGAACCAGCGATAGTGAAGCCCTTGCCACCGATGTTATTTTACATGGCAACAACGGAAAAGTAATCAGGGCAAAAACACCCAATCAAAAAGCCATGCTCGATTTGATTGATAAAAACGATATTTTGTTTGCCATTGGCCCTGCCGGAACAGGAAAAACCTATACCGCAGTAGCATTAGCCGTAAAAGCCCTTAAAAACAAAGAAATTAAACGCATTATACTGGCACGCCCTGCGGTAGAGGCAGGCGAAAGCTTAGGCTTTTTACCAGGCGATTTAAAAGAGAAAATAGACCCTTATTTGCGACCACTTTACGATGCACTGGACGATATGATTCCGGCAGAAAAGCTAAAACAACATATTGAAAGCCGCGTAATTGAAATAGCACCAATGGCTTTTATGCGTGGCCGTACATTGGACAATGCTTATGTAATTTTAGATGAAGCACAAAACGCTACCGACCTGCAATTAAAAATGTTTTTAACCCGCATGGGACCTCATGCTAAGTTTATTATTACTGGCGATTTATCGCAAATAGATTTACCTAAAAAACAACAATCGGGTTTACTAAAGGCGGTAAAAATATTAGAGAAAGTAGAAGGTATTCATATACAATATTTAACCTACGAAGATGTAGTAAGGCATAAACTGGTAAAAGATATTATTAAAGCTTACGATAAAGCGGACTAG
- a CDS encoding gliding motility-associated C-terminal domain-containing protein, with the protein MINNIYLLINNIKKTKYPFQWAWLFIIFFKVNSLFAFQMPTGIKFIENKGQWESEVLYKADIPGGHLFISNNCITYYLVDKLAVHDHQHGKGIKSGNAQVYKIFFDGNNPTLVTHEANFPNKERYNFYKGEQSKWRSGVRAYNQVILKNVFEGIDLEINSYGMQVKTTFIVSPNANPNDIKLRYEGADELKLIDEDINVSTSLGDIIEKKPESFQRLDKTILKIYSAYELNKNVITYKLGEYEKGRELIIDPTWIFGTYVGSPADNFGFCSTFDRLGNAYAGGTVYGANFPRTVGRFQASFQGGNSAGNEYGRDCIIAKFSPDGTDMLWATYLGGTNNEQPHSMTTNTIGDLYIMGSTYSSNFPVSTVAYDKTFNGACDIFVSKLSQDGMVLMASSFLGGAGKDGITGFEQIGYPINNGILCYNYADWYRGEIIADQFGSVYIASVTESNLFPVPNAFQPGFGGGVTDGVLAKFNDSLSRLNFATYVGGSGDDACYALITDPLSNNLYVTGGTTSANLPGTAAPFTYKGGVDGYILKTNTSGSSSPRTVYIGTNVYDQTYLIQQNTDGDVFAIGQTAGNIPVTPGIYSVPGAKHFIKSFDRGLTTEKLSTIFGKPAAFPSLSPTAFVIDKCNKLYFSGWGGTVNLFNNTDLSNTAGLPVTPNAFQKTTDGSDFYLMILGAGLKDLTYASFYGGSQSSEHVDGGTSHFDKNFIIYQTVCAGCWGNSDFPTTGDAWSNVNPGRNAKFNAAGCNIGVFKFNLDASIYKPEVRDTLIEIDAGDTLNLLINAIDKDNDSILVTATGAILAPGTNPALFEIVSRSKGLTQMRLKWATLCKNISTDTFIVDLDLTDDACPVSKTGTGKIKILVKSPKSVTPFPACLSSINDNTVRLTWDSATSKPKRFGYLQIYKSVNNGPYSLIDTVANWQVNKRIDNNALNHKIIQTKYYLVSVNNCGTVGDSSRVIGSVYEGDTILLPGFTEVGDTLLTVIKTDSIGTSFVLKDTESKDSSYITVSGDLLSNNLATITTEDGLGSGKVNILVKTDCNSALKTWNLYVKIRDNQCPQPREKTKHIQIQVIGMPPIQMPELVCPLRLNNDRLRLALPLPTTNKYYKEFALIKYNRNVFMGKVNMYNNLLADTFYIDEAAVDNANKNYCYQTIAYNICGEIMDSSTKVCVRNESGVTPDKLKWYTVTVVDDKEIKLVWNKSPNEAIRFQNYVIYKMQDRNGKLFNNLTSVISINDTTYTDTDVKVDDHSYCYKVTNTNECGVESVNNDTACSILLTGSSEKLAHNLQWQNYNYWPLGAQKYELQKANVYNTTFNNILPNNNKGLAYLDKVFDYQVGLYYYKTVASQNPNEGNAFSESNTIELIQAPYVFAPNAYTPNGDNLNDIWIPQHAFVRDYNLKIFNRWGQLIFETNDKNKGFNLSTSSGLIANDVYVYIINYTGWNEESNTLKGNFTVLK; encoded by the coding sequence TTGATAAACAATATTTACTTACTCATAAACAACATTAAAAAAACAAAATACCCATTCCAATGGGCTTGGTTGTTTATTATTTTTTTTAAAGTAAATAGTTTATTCGCTTTTCAAATGCCAACAGGCATTAAGTTTATTGAAAACAAAGGTCAGTGGGAATCGGAAGTGCTTTATAAAGCTGATATTCCTGGAGGACATTTATTTATTTCAAACAACTGTATTACCTATTATTTGGTTGATAAATTAGCCGTACACGACCACCAACATGGCAAGGGTATAAAATCCGGTAATGCGCAAGTTTATAAAATATTTTTTGATGGTAACAATCCTACCTTGGTAACCCACGAAGCCAATTTCCCGAATAAAGAACGCTATAACTTTTACAAAGGGGAGCAATCAAAATGGCGCAGCGGAGTAAGAGCTTACAATCAGGTTATATTGAAGAATGTTTTTGAAGGGATTGACTTGGAGATAAACAGTTATGGCATGCAGGTTAAAACTACTTTTATAGTAAGTCCCAATGCCAACCCTAATGATATTAAACTAAGATACGAAGGTGCTGATGAGTTAAAGTTGATTGATGAAGACATTAACGTAAGCACCTCATTAGGCGATATTATAGAAAAGAAACCTGAGTCGTTTCAGCGGTTGGATAAAACCATATTGAAAATATATTCGGCTTACGAATTAAATAAAAATGTAATTACCTATAAGTTGGGGGAGTATGAAAAAGGCAGGGAACTGATTATAGACCCTACCTGGATTTTTGGTACTTACGTAGGCTCTCCTGCTGATAATTTTGGCTTTTGCTCTACCTTTGACAGGTTAGGAAATGCGTATGCAGGCGGAACCGTTTATGGGGCTAATTTTCCCAGAACAGTGGGGCGTTTTCAAGCCAGTTTTCAGGGTGGTAATAGTGCAGGTAATGAATATGGGCGTGATTGTATCATAGCCAAGTTTAGTCCGGATGGAACCGATATGCTTTGGGCTACCTATTTGGGTGGAACCAATAATGAACAACCCCATTCCATGACCACCAATACCATTGGCGATTTATATATTATGGGTTCAACTTACTCCAGTAATTTCCCTGTTTCTACCGTGGCTTACGATAAAACTTTTAATGGAGCCTGCGATATATTTGTAAGCAAGTTAAGTCAGGATGGAATGGTTTTAATGGCATCGAGTTTTTTAGGAGGTGCCGGAAAAGATGGTATTACCGGTTTTGAACAAATTGGTTACCCAATCAATAATGGCATATTGTGTTACAATTATGCCGATTGGTATAGAGGTGAAATTATAGCTGATCAATTTGGTAGTGTCTACATAGCTAGTGTTACCGAATCAAATTTATTTCCCGTTCCAAATGCTTTTCAGCCGGGTTTTGGTGGTGGAGTAACAGACGGTGTATTGGCTAAGTTTAACGATAGTTTAAGCAGGTTAAATTTTGCTACTTATGTAGGAGGCTCAGGCGATGATGCTTGTTATGCCCTTATTACAGATCCTTTATCGAATAATTTATATGTAACCGGTGGAACAACTTCAGCTAATTTACCGGGAACTGCCGCACCATTTACTTACAAAGGTGGTGTGGATGGTTATATTTTAAAAACAAATACATCAGGCTCAAGCAGTCCGCGTACCGTCTATATTGGAACCAATGTATACGACCAAACTTATTTAATTCAGCAAAATACCGATGGCGATGTATTTGCAATTGGCCAAACCGCAGGCAATATACCTGTAACACCGGGCATATACAGTGTGCCGGGAGCCAAGCATTTTATTAAATCGTTTGACAGGGGTTTAACCACCGAAAAGCTATCGACTATATTTGGTAAACCTGCTGCTTTCCCCAGCTTATCGCCCACTGCTTTTGTAATTGATAAATGTAATAAATTATATTTTAGTGGATGGGGTGGAACCGTCAATTTATTTAACAATACCGATTTAAGCAATACTGCAGGGTTACCTGTTACGCCAAACGCTTTTCAGAAAACAACCGATGGCAGCGATTTTTATTTAATGATATTGGGAGCGGGCTTGAAGGATTTAACCTATGCTTCTTTTTACGGAGGCTCTCAAAGCTCAGAACATGTAGATGGAGGAACGAGTCATTTTGATAAGAACTTTATTATATACCAAACTGTGTGTGCGGGCTGTTGGGGTAATAGCGATTTCCCAACAACAGGTGATGCATGGAGTAATGTAAATCCCGGACGTAATGCTAAATTCAATGCTGCCGGTTGTAATATAGGTGTGTTTAAATTTAATTTAGATGCTTCTATTTATAAACCTGAAGTACGTGATACTTTGATAGAAATAGATGCCGGTGATACGCTTAATTTATTAATTAATGCCATTGACAAAGACAACGATTCTATTTTGGTAACGGCTACCGGTGCTATTTTAGCGCCCGGTACAAATCCGGCTTTGTTTGAAATAGTGAGCAGGAGTAAAGGCTTAACGCAAATGCGACTTAAGTGGGCTACCTTGTGTAAAAACATAAGTACCGATACTTTTATAGTTGATTTGGATTTGACAGACGATGCTTGCCCGGTTTCGAAAACAGGTACAGGCAAAATAAAAATATTGGTTAAGTCGCCTAAATCGGTAACACCATTTCCTGCATGTTTAAGTTCTATAAACGATAATACGGTAAGACTAACCTGGGATAGTGCCACCAGCAAACCGAAACGATTTGGTTACTTACAAATTTATAAAAGTGTAAACAACGGACCTTATTCACTCATTGATACTGTTGCTAACTGGCAAGTGAATAAACGCATAGATAACAATGCGCTGAACCATAAAATTATTCAAACCAAATACTATTTAGTATCCGTAAATAATTGTGGCACTGTAGGCGACTCAAGCAGGGTAATAGGCAGCGTGTATGAAGGTGATACTATTTTACTGCCCGGTTTTACCGAGGTGGGTGATACTTTGCTGACTGTTATTAAAACAGATTCTATTGGTACTTCATTTGTGTTAAAGGATACGGAAAGTAAAGATTCATCGTATATAACAGTAAGTGGCGATTTGTTAAGTAATAACTTGGCTACCATTACTACTGAAGACGGTTTGGGCTCAGGTAAAGTAAATATATTGGTGAAAACAGATTGCAACAGTGCCTTAAAAACATGGAACCTGTATGTAAAAATACGCGACAACCAATGCCCACAACCACGCGAAAAAACAAAACATATTCAAATACAGGTTATAGGAATGCCTCCCATTCAAATGCCAGAGTTGGTTTGCCCATTAAGGTTAAACAATGACAGGTTACGTTTGGCATTGCCACTACCCACCACCAATAAATACTATAAAGAATTTGCCTTAATTAAGTACAACAGGAATGTGTTTATGGGTAAAGTGAATATGTATAACAATTTATTGGCCGATACTTTTTATATAGATGAAGCTGCGGTGGATAATGCCAATAAAAATTACTGCTATCAAACCATTGCTTATAATATTTGTGGCGAAATAATGGATAGTTCGACCAAAGTATGTGTACGTAATGAAAGCGGTGTAACGCCTGATAAATTGAAATGGTACACTGTTACCGTGGTTGACGATAAAGAGATAAAACTGGTATGGAATAAATCGCCAAACGAAGCCATTAGGTTTCAGAACTATGTTATTTATAAAATGCAGGACAGGAATGGTAAGTTGTTTAATAATTTAACATCCGTTATCAGTATTAACGATACTACTTATACCGATACTGATGTAAAGGTAGATGACCATTCATACTGTTATAAAGTAACCAATACTAACGAGTGTGGTGTAGAGAGTGTAAACAACGATACGGCTTGTAGTATATTATTAACCGGATCATCTGAAAAACTAGCCCATAATTTACAATGGCAAAATTATAATTACTGGCCTTTGGGTGCGCAGAAATACGAGCTGCAAAAAGCCAATGTATACAATACCACATTCAATAATATTTTACCTAACAACAATAAAGGTCTGGCTTATCTTGACAAGGTTTTTGATTACCAGGTGGGTTTATATTATTACAAAACGGTAGCTTCCCAAAACCCTAACGAAGGCAATGCGTTTAGCGAATCAAATACGATTGAACTGATACAGGCACCTTATGTTTTTGCACCTAATGCGTACACTCCTAATGGCGATAATTTAAACGATATCTGGATTCCGCAACACGCTTTTGTACGTGACTATAATTTGAAAATATTCAACAGATGGGGTCAGCTTATTTTTGAAACCAACGATAAAAACAAAGGATTTAACCTGAGTACTTCAAGTGGACTTATAGCGAATGATGTATATGTTTACATTATTAACTACACAGGCTGGAATGAAGAGAGTAATACTTTAAAAGGTAATTTTACGGTATTGAAATAG
- a CDS encoding DUF6134 family protein, producing the protein MRFIYTTFLLLLTTLLFAQTSQMKFEVNFNGMNIGSITATKTILGKKETIDVKTNTDASILVMSIHVESEINLHKEQAVLKNGIAYRHSNRGTENIIGYTQKLGNKYVSNINHKVDTIYKPAITFTVADLYFTEPIGLTEIYSNMYGSFVKISDLGNHKYKFTTPDGKVNAYTYINGQLSIIEVELSIGKVVSKRTS; encoded by the coding sequence ATGAGATTTATATATACAACTTTCTTGCTTTTGCTTACTACCTTATTATTTGCACAAACCAGCCAAATGAAATTTGAGGTAAATTTTAATGGTATGAATATAGGCAGTATAACTGCCACTAAAACCATTCTGGGGAAAAAGGAAACAATAGATGTTAAAACAAATACTGATGCCAGCATACTGGTTATGTCCATTCATGTAGAATCAGAAATAAACCTGCATAAGGAACAGGCAGTACTGAAAAATGGTATTGCCTACAGGCATTCAAACAGGGGTACAGAAAATATAATTGGTTACACACAGAAACTCGGTAACAAATATGTAAGCAATATTAACCATAAGGTAGATACCATTTACAAGCCTGCAATTACATTTACAGTAGCCGATTTATACTTTACTGAACCGATAGGATTAACAGAGATTTATTCCAACATGTATGGTTCTTTTGTAAAGATTTCAGACTTAGGAAATCATAAGTATAAATTTACCACACCAGATGGTAAGGTTAATGCTTATACTTACATAAATGGTCAACTAAGCATCATAGAAGTGGAACTTTCCATAGGTAAAGTAGTCTCCAAAAGAACCTCCTAA
- a CDS encoding pyridoxamine 5'-phosphate oxidase family protein — protein MSDIKNLYNKEAIDKLKCLVEDIGVCLFCTNLKIDDGATCRPMEAIEVCDQGNIWFFSDVNSDKNREIKQDKNVQLYFSHPGKSSYLIVNGEAEIIIDKKKIDELWSPMAKIWFKEGKNDPDISIIKVKPTTAYYWDTDGNKMVNFLKMAASVITGTNLITGNEGEIKV, from the coding sequence ATGAGTGACATAAAAAATTTATACAACAAAGAGGCAATTGACAAACTAAAATGTTTAGTTGAAGATATAGGTGTTTGCCTCTTCTGCACCAATCTTAAAATAGATGATGGTGCTACGTGTAGACCAATGGAAGCAATAGAAGTATGTGACCAAGGAAATATTTGGTTCTTTAGCGATGTAAACAGCGATAAGAACAGGGAAATAAAACAAGACAAAAATGTGCAATTGTATTTTTCACATCCCGGTAAAAGCAGCTACTTAATTGTAAATGGGGAAGCCGAAATAATTATTGACAAAAAGAAAATAGACGAACTATGGAGTCCAATGGCAAAAATTTGGTTTAAAGAGGGTAAGAACGACCCGGATATTTCCATCATAAAAGTAAAACCAACCACGGCCTATTATTGGGATACCGATGGAAACAAAATGGTAAACTTCTTAAAAATGGCTGCTTCAGTTATAACAGGAACAAACTTAATTACAGGTAATGAAGGTGAGATAAAAGTTTAA